In Papaver somniferum cultivar HN1 chromosome 1, ASM357369v1, whole genome shotgun sequence, a genomic segment contains:
- the LOC113295729 gene encoding carboxyl-terminal-processing peptidase 1, chloroplastic isoform X2 — MRTLCYHNWSSLTLTERTPKPPLPPKSNIRHQPHKLLFHALTGTLSFNLIFLSPSPSIAQLISPPPPVEYCKEEDVLEQEKPQIVPGSVTNQGIVEEAWEIVNESFLDYSDRPRFSPDNWLKKKEDAIGSSIQTRSKAHDIIQRMLGSLGDPYTRFLSPSEFSKMARYDMTGIGINLREIPDDKGDVKLKVLGLILDGPANAAGVRQGDEVISVNGVDVRGKSAVEVSSLIQGPNETFVTIEVKHGNCGPTQSIKVQRRLVARTPVFYRLEQIENGTVSVGYIRIKEFNALATKDLITVKRLQESGASYFLLDLRDNLGGLVQAGIEVAKLFLNEGDTVIYTAGRDPQYQKSIVAESAPAFTAPLIVLVNNKTASASEIVATALRDNCRAILVGERTYGKGLIQSVFELHDGSGIVVTVGKYVTPNHMDISGNGVEPDFKSVPAWSEVKRFLSQCQRNG; from the exons ATGAGGACCTTATGTTACCACAACTGGTCATCACTCACACTTACAGAAAGAACGCCCAAACCGCCATTACCACCAAAATCAAATATCAGACATCAGCCACATAAACTCTTATTCCATGCCCTAACTGGAACTCTTTCCTTCAATCTTAtctttctttctccttctccttccatTGCTCAACTTATTTCACCTCCTCCTCCTGTTGAATACTGTAAAGAAGAAGATGTTCTTGAACAAGAAAAACCACAAATAGTTCCAGGGTCAGTAACTAATCAAGGAATCGTTGAAGAAGCTTGGGAAATCGTTAATGAAAGTTTCCTTGATTATAGTGATCGTCCTCGTTTTTCTCCAGATAATTGGCTG AAAAAGAAGGAGGATGCTATTGGTAGCTCCATTCAGACAAGATCTAAAGCTCATGACATTATTCAAAGGATGTTGGGGAGTCTAGGCGACCCCTACACTAGGtttctttctccatcagag TTCTCGAAGATGGCTCGGTATGATATGACTGGAATTGGAATAAACCTCAGGGAAATCCCAGATGACAAAGGAGATGTCAAATTGAAAGTACTAGGACTCATATTGGATGGTCCTGCCAACGCTGCTGGTGTGAGACAG GGAGACGAAGTCATATCTGTTAATGGAGTGGATGTCAGAGGAAAATCTGCAGTTGAAGTTTCCTCCTTAATACAAGGTCCAAATGAAACATTTGTGACCATTGAG GTTAAGCATGGGAATTGCGGACCCACCCAGTCTATCAAAGTCCAAAGGCGTCTAGTTGCTCGCACTCCGGTATTTTATCGTCTAGAGCAAATAGAGAATGGAACAGTTTCTGTTGGATATATACGCATTAAAGAATTTAATGCTTTAGCAACAAAAGATCTGATCACTG TAAAGCGTCTTCAGGAGTCCGGTGCTTCATATTTCCTACTGGATCTGAGGGACAATCTTGGTGGATTAGTGCAG GCAGGGATTGAAGTTGCTAAGCTATTTCTCAATGAAGGAGACACG GTCATTTATACTGCTGGACGAGATCCCCAGTACCAGAAAAGTATTGTTGCAGAATCTGCACCTGCCTTTACAGCACCCCTCATT GTACTGGTGAATAACAAGACTGCAAGTGCTAGTGAGATC GTTGCAACTGCACTTCGTGATAACTGCAGAGCTATTCTTGTTGGTGAAAGGACTTATGGCAAA GGTCTAATTCAGTCTGTCTTTGAGCTTCATGATGGATCTGGTAtagttgtcactgttggaaagtATGTCACACCAAACCATATGGACATCAGTGGAAATGGAGTAGAGCCCGACTTCAAAAGTGTCCCAG CTTGGAGTGAAGTTAAGAGATTCCTTTCCCAGTGCCAAAGAAATGGATAA
- the LOC113295729 gene encoding carboxyl-terminal-processing peptidase 1, chloroplastic isoform X1, translating to MRTLCYHNWSSLTLTERTPKPPLPPKSNIRHQPHKLLFHALTGTLSFNLIFLSPSPSIAQLISPPPPVEYCKEEDVLEQEKPQIVPGSVTNQGIVEEAWEIVNESFLDYSDRPRFSPDNWLKKKEDAIGSSIQTRSKAHDIIQRMLGSLGDPYTRFLSPSEFSKMARYDMTGIGINLREIPDDKGDVKLKVLGLILDGPANAAGVRQGDEVISVNGVDVRGKSAVEVSSLIQGPNETFVTIEVKHGNCGPTQSIKVQRRLVARTPVFYRLEQIENGTVSVGYIRIKEFNALATKDLITAVKRLQESGASYFLLDLRDNLGGLVQAGIEVAKLFLNEGDTVIYTAGRDPQYQKSIVAESAPAFTAPLIVLVNNKTASASEIVATALRDNCRAILVGERTYGKGLIQSVFELHDGSGIVVTVGKYVTPNHMDISGNGVEPDFKSVPAWSEVKRFLSQCQRNG from the exons ATGAGGACCTTATGTTACCACAACTGGTCATCACTCACACTTACAGAAAGAACGCCCAAACCGCCATTACCACCAAAATCAAATATCAGACATCAGCCACATAAACTCTTATTCCATGCCCTAACTGGAACTCTTTCCTTCAATCTTAtctttctttctccttctccttccatTGCTCAACTTATTTCACCTCCTCCTCCTGTTGAATACTGTAAAGAAGAAGATGTTCTTGAACAAGAAAAACCACAAATAGTTCCAGGGTCAGTAACTAATCAAGGAATCGTTGAAGAAGCTTGGGAAATCGTTAATGAAAGTTTCCTTGATTATAGTGATCGTCCTCGTTTTTCTCCAGATAATTGGCTG AAAAAGAAGGAGGATGCTATTGGTAGCTCCATTCAGACAAGATCTAAAGCTCATGACATTATTCAAAGGATGTTGGGGAGTCTAGGCGACCCCTACACTAGGtttctttctccatcagag TTCTCGAAGATGGCTCGGTATGATATGACTGGAATTGGAATAAACCTCAGGGAAATCCCAGATGACAAAGGAGATGTCAAATTGAAAGTACTAGGACTCATATTGGATGGTCCTGCCAACGCTGCTGGTGTGAGACAG GGAGACGAAGTCATATCTGTTAATGGAGTGGATGTCAGAGGAAAATCTGCAGTTGAAGTTTCCTCCTTAATACAAGGTCCAAATGAAACATTTGTGACCATTGAG GTTAAGCATGGGAATTGCGGACCCACCCAGTCTATCAAAGTCCAAAGGCGTCTAGTTGCTCGCACTCCGGTATTTTATCGTCTAGAGCAAATAGAGAATGGAACAGTTTCTGTTGGATATATACGCATTAAAGAATTTAATGCTTTAGCAACAAAAGATCTGATCACTG CAGTAAAGCGTCTTCAGGAGTCCGGTGCTTCATATTTCCTACTGGATCTGAGGGACAATCTTGGTGGATTAGTGCAG GCAGGGATTGAAGTTGCTAAGCTATTTCTCAATGAAGGAGACACG GTCATTTATACTGCTGGACGAGATCCCCAGTACCAGAAAAGTATTGTTGCAGAATCTGCACCTGCCTTTACAGCACCCCTCATT GTACTGGTGAATAACAAGACTGCAAGTGCTAGTGAGATC GTTGCAACTGCACTTCGTGATAACTGCAGAGCTATTCTTGTTGGTGAAAGGACTTATGGCAAA GGTCTAATTCAGTCTGTCTTTGAGCTTCATGATGGATCTGGTAtagttgtcactgttggaaagtATGTCACACCAAACCATATGGACATCAGTGGAAATGGAGTAGAGCCCGACTTCAAAAGTGTCCCAG CTTGGAGTGAAGTTAAGAGATTCCTTTCCCAGTGCCAAAGAAATGGATAA
- the LOC113295729 gene encoding carboxyl-terminal-processing peptidase 1, chloroplastic isoform X3: protein MARYDMTGIGINLREIPDDKGDVKLKVLGLILDGPANAAGVRQGDEVISVNGVDVRGKSAVEVSSLIQGPNETFVTIEVKHGNCGPTQSIKVQRRLVARTPVFYRLEQIENGTVSVGYIRIKEFNALATKDLITAVKRLQESGASYFLLDLRDNLGGLVQAGIEVAKLFLNEGDTVIYTAGRDPQYQKSIVAESAPAFTAPLIVLVNNKTASASEIVATALRDNCRAILVGERTYGKGLIQSVFELHDGSGIVVTVGKYVTPNHMDISGNGVEPDFKSVPAWSEVKRFLSQCQRNG from the exons ATGGCTCGGTATGATATGACTGGAATTGGAATAAACCTCAGGGAAATCCCAGATGACAAAGGAGATGTCAAATTGAAAGTACTAGGACTCATATTGGATGGTCCTGCCAACGCTGCTGGTGTGAGACAG GGAGACGAAGTCATATCTGTTAATGGAGTGGATGTCAGAGGAAAATCTGCAGTTGAAGTTTCCTCCTTAATACAAGGTCCAAATGAAACATTTGTGACCATTGAG GTTAAGCATGGGAATTGCGGACCCACCCAGTCTATCAAAGTCCAAAGGCGTCTAGTTGCTCGCACTCCGGTATTTTATCGTCTAGAGCAAATAGAGAATGGAACAGTTTCTGTTGGATATATACGCATTAAAGAATTTAATGCTTTAGCAACAAAAGATCTGATCACTG CAGTAAAGCGTCTTCAGGAGTCCGGTGCTTCATATTTCCTACTGGATCTGAGGGACAATCTTGGTGGATTAGTGCAG GCAGGGATTGAAGTTGCTAAGCTATTTCTCAATGAAGGAGACACG GTCATTTATACTGCTGGACGAGATCCCCAGTACCAGAAAAGTATTGTTGCAGAATCTGCACCTGCCTTTACAGCACCCCTCATT GTACTGGTGAATAACAAGACTGCAAGTGCTAGTGAGATC GTTGCAACTGCACTTCGTGATAACTGCAGAGCTATTCTTGTTGGTGAAAGGACTTATGGCAAA GGTCTAATTCAGTCTGTCTTTGAGCTTCATGATGGATCTGGTAtagttgtcactgttggaaagtATGTCACACCAAACCATATGGACATCAGTGGAAATGGAGTAGAGCCCGACTTCAAAAGTGTCCCAG CTTGGAGTGAAGTTAAGAGATTCCTTTCCCAGTGCCAAAGAAATGGATAA